In Sideroxyarcus emersonii, one DNA window encodes the following:
- the hypB gene encoding hydrogenase nickel incorporation protein HypB, giving the protein MCKVCGCGSGQTLIGGHALKQVRKPSAQLQYRVHDKDAHRSYEHAHEHEQGHRHGAIDFGNGPAGAHAPGMSQARMVKIERDILAKNDSYAEENRSYLAEHGIFALNLVSSPGSGKTTLLVRTIEALHGELKLAVIEGDQQTDNDAARIRATGAPALQINTGKGCHLDAYMVGRAMQQLGLHDDSLLLIENVGNLVCPAGFDLGEAHKVAILSVTEGEDKPLKYPDMFRAADLMLLNKCDLLPYLAFDAELAVANARRVNPGIQVIRTSATSGEGMDEWLKWIKAGCRKAVAARQAV; this is encoded by the coding sequence TGCGGTTCGGGTCAAACGCTCATCGGGGGACATGCATTGAAGCAGGTGCGCAAACCCTCCGCGCAATTGCAATATCGCGTGCATGACAAAGATGCACATCGTTCGTACGAGCATGCTCACGAGCACGAGCAGGGCCATCGCCACGGCGCCATCGATTTCGGCAACGGTCCGGCAGGTGCCCATGCACCGGGCATGAGCCAGGCGCGCATGGTGAAGATCGAGCGCGACATCCTGGCCAAGAACGACAGCTATGCCGAGGAAAATCGCAGCTATCTGGCGGAGCACGGCATCTTCGCGCTGAATCTTGTGTCCAGCCCGGGTTCAGGCAAGACCACGCTGCTGGTCAGGACTATCGAAGCCTTGCACGGCGAACTGAAACTCGCTGTGATCGAAGGCGACCAGCAGACCGACAACGATGCGGCGCGCATCCGCGCCACCGGCGCACCTGCGTTGCAGATCAACACCGGCAAGGGCTGCCACCTGGATGCGTACATGGTGGGCCGTGCCATGCAGCAACTTGGCCTGCACGACGACAGCCTGCTGCTGATCGAGAACGTCGGCAATCTGGTGTGCCCGGCCGGTTTCGACCTGGGCGAGGCGCACAAGGTGGCCATCCTGTCGGTGACCGAGGGCGAGGACAAGCCGCTCAAGTATCCCGACATGTTCCGCGCCGCCGACCTGATGCTGCTGAACAAGTGCGACCTGCTGCCTTACCTGGCTTTCGATGCCGAACTGGCCGTCGCCAATGCGCGCCGCGTCAATCCCGGCATCCAGGTGATCCGCACCTCGGCTACCAGCGGCGAGGGGATGGACGAGTGGCTGAAATGGATCAAGGCAGGTTGCCGCAAAGCGGTTGCCGCCAGGCAGGCGGTTTGA